TGGAACGACCGGATACATCGATTTTGCGATGGCAGTGGTTTTTCCCCAATGGCAATACTTCTCAATTGCAGAACCCTGTTCCACAACAGTATGTAACAGCGGGATCTTTCCCAATGAAGACCTATGCCTTTAATAGCAGTGGATGTGCAGACTCTGTAACCAAAATGCTTCATATCAATCCATTACCTACGGCCACCCTGCCATCAACGTTAACTACCATCGTTGGTACACCTGTTCAAATTCCGGCCACTTACAGTAGTGGAGTAAGAAGCTACACATGGGAGCCTGCAGCCACTTTAAGCTGTACTACTTGCCCGGAACCAATTGCCAGTCCTAAGTTTAACACCCGCTATACCGTAAGTTATGTAGACAGTAATGGCTGTCGCAATAACAGCATTGTGCAGGTAATTGTGATATGCAAGGGTGCAACTGTTTTTGTTCCAAACACCTTCTCTCCTAATGGCGATGGGGCAAACGATGTATTCTATGTACGCGGCAAGGGCTTGGATCGCGTAAAATCACTCAGAATATTTAACCGCTGGGGTGAAGTAGTATTTGAACAGAAGGATTTCCCAGTTAACAATCCTGCCTACGGCTGGGATGGAAAATACAAAGGCAATAATCCAATACCAGATGTTTATGTATATCAGGTTGAGATCTTTTGTGAAAACAGTGAAATCATCCGATTTGATGGAAACGTAGCCTTAATAAAGTAAACTATGGTACACTTAACCAAATTAAAATACTTGGCAGTACTGTTTTTCACAACATTGATTGTGCAAAGCTCCTATGCCCAGGACCTGCATTTCTCACAGTTTTTTGAAGCCCCCCTGCTGCGTAATCCATCTTTGGCTGGCATATTTACCGGAGATATACGTGTACAAGCTGTCTATCGCGATCAGTGGAACAGCGTAACACAAGCATACAAAACCGGTTCGCTTAATGCTGAATATAAAATGCCCATTGGCAAAGGAGATGATTTTTTAACAGCAGGACTCCAGTTGTTATACGATAATGCGGGAAGCGTGTTTTGGGTATCCAGTCATGTGCTACCTGCTATTAATTACCATAAGTCTTTAAGCTCGGAAGTAAATCGCTACCTATCGTTGGGTGTAATGGGCGGCATTGTGCAACGGCGTTTAGACCGCTCCAAAATGACCACCAATAGTACTTATGATGGTGTTGGTGATGGGGAAACGTTTACAAAAAATCAATATCTCTATGCAGACGGAGCTGTTGGCTTAACCTATAACTCGCAACTAAATGCCGATCCTGCAAACAATTTCTTTGTAGGTGTCGCCTACCATCACTTTAATAAGCCTAAGAACTCGTTCTATGCCGATCAGAATACAGAGTTAGAACCTAAAATAGTAGGATCTGCTGGTGTGCGCTTTTCGGTTACACCAGCAAGTTACATAACACTACAAGGAGATATTTCTACACAAGGAAAATATCAAGAGATCATTGCTGGCGCCTTGTATGGTATGAAACTCGGTGAAGACTGGGAAAATGCAAAGTACACTATACATGGTGGTGCTTTCCTGCGTTGGAACGATGCGCTTATTCCTGCATTAAAGTTGGATTACAATAAATACTCTTTCTCCTTCAGTTATGATGTTAATATCTCTAAGCTAAGAACATCTAGCTATGGAAGAGGAGGGTTTGAGTTAGGAGTATCTTATATTGGCTTTTCTAATAGGGATAATTCTACGCTCAATGCGGTTCT
This genomic interval from Flavisolibacter tropicus contains the following:
- a CDS encoding PorP/SprF family type IX secretion system membrane protein, whose amino-acid sequence is MAVLFFTTLIVQSSYAQDLHFSQFFEAPLLRNPSLAGIFTGDIRVQAVYRDQWNSVTQAYKTGSLNAEYKMPIGKGDDFLTAGLQLLYDNAGSVFWVSSHVLPAINYHKSLSSEVNRYLSLGVMGGIVQRRLDRSKMTTNSTYDGVGDGETFTKNQYLYADGAVGLTYNSQLNADPANNFFVGVAYHHFNKPKNSFYADQNTELEPKIVGSAGVRFSVTPASYITLQGDISTQGKYQEIIAGALYGMKLGEDWENAKYTIHGGAFLRWNDALIPALKLDYNKYSFSFSYDVNISKLRTSSYGRGGFELGVSYIGFSNRDNSTLNAVLCPKF